One Ranitomeya variabilis isolate aRanVar5 chromosome 4, aRanVar5.hap1, whole genome shotgun sequence genomic window, CTTTCATGATAATAATAATTTCAGAATCTTTCATCATTTAAGTATACATAATTCTAACTTAATATATTACTAAGTTTAATACATTTTCAATTAAAACACATTGGGTTTTTTTTCATACTAGTGGCCACAGTAAAATTGAGGGAAATTGATGGGAATCTGGTTGGTATGTGACCACCAGCTCAGTCTGACAGTTGAGGGGAATCCTGACAGTTAGCGAAGTGCACAATGATAGGATTCGCCAGAAATCTGCAGAAATGTAGCTCACGCTCGAAAAATCCCTTTAATAGTATGATCCTCATTCATTTTTTGAGCACAGTATCCATATATGTTTTTTCTCACTTGCTACGAGAAAAttcctgttttgttttttcttccgtTTGAGACATTAATAAAAGGATAAAAAACACAAACATTCGTGGCAATGCACCTTTTTTCTTTCAGGAAAACTTACTGGAGAAGTTTCTGTGTGCTCAGCTATTGACGGTCGTCCAGGAGAATAAGATGGTGGCCGTATTTCAGCGCAATTCAATTGGGACTGAAGATTTTTTACATCTTCGACACAGACTCCACAAACATGAGATCTACATTAAGATTTTCCCTCTACAGGTATTGATGGTAGACAAAAAGCAACTTTAGAAATTGAGCTATTGAGAATAAGACCTTTCCTGGTGACCCCATCCATTTATGTTTGCACACAGGTAATAAGAAAGGTTCTAGGCCAGTCCTACCTTCAGGCATTGTTACCATTGTTTGCTGGGCAAACTTTCATGATAGTCAGTCAGCATGCCAAAGTGAAGGAAATGTTGCAGGCAATTCGGACAGCACCACAAATACAGCTTCTAGGTAAGTGCCCATCAGAAGAAATGCTTACGGTTTGTCTACATTTTGGATCTCATGCTTATTTTGGTATTATATTTTCTATCAAACTGCTTTTACTCACGTTGCGTTTTTCAACCTCATTTTTGAAGAAGGTGAGACGCTGTGTGAAATGTCAAGAGTGCAATGATTtagaaatctcttatagccatatttattcacaacagaacataagCACAGATCAGAAGATGAAAGTTATACATTTCTCCATCTAAtttgaaaaaaattaattaaaaaattgaTGGCAGCATCATCTCTCAAAAAATTTGGAACCATGTTAACAAAAGTCTGGAAAAGtggcactgttaaaaaaaaaaaaaaaaaaatccgctgGAGGGTCAATTCTCAACTATGTCACATGACTGTATTAAATGgcaatgttagagaggcagagtctctcagaagcaaagacagTCAGAGGATCACCAATCTGCGTACAACTACATCTAaaaatttcagaaaaatgttcctcaatgTAAAATTGCATTAGATCCTATGGCATGGGCAACTTACACATCTTAAAAGGCActatcaatgctgagcattatatacATGTCTTAGAACAATGTATGCTCCCCTTCAGATGTCTATTTCAGGGAATTCCTTGAATATTTCAGCACCACGACTCTAAACCAGATACTGCATCCATCACAATACCATGTCTCCACAGTAGAAGAGTTCAGGTGATAAACTGGCCACCTGCACTCCAGATCTTCCACCAATAGAAAAACGTTTGGCGCACTATGAAATAGAAAATATGTAAAAGACGACCCAGAACTACAGAGCTCGAGGATCTTAAAGACAGCAATGGGACAACGTTCCTGTCCCAAGACTCCACCAATTGGTCTCCTCACATCCCAGACGTTTACAAAACGTTGTGAAAAGAGGGGATGCTACACAAGGGTAGACATGGCCCTGTCTCAACTTtcttgagatgtgttgctgccatcagtTCCTAAATATGTTAAATTcttaaaaaaaggaaatatttcTAGCTTCCAATTTTTGATCTGTGTGCTATATTATGTTGTGAAGAAAATAAGGCTATAAGAAATTTTCAAATCTTTTAATGTATTTGCTAACTAAACACTTTGCACAATATTTTATTAAGCAGAAGCTACATCAAGAGCTATTGCTACACAAGTGGGCTACAATTGACATTGTGGGACACTGAAGCCCTTCTTCAATCTGACGGGCTATCATTGGTGGGGATAATGTAGTAGTATCACGGATACTGCACTAGACTTCACCATGTATCTGTAGACTAAGGCCGGTTTTACATGTCCATGAAAGACGGACCATGCTCACATTGCAAACCCCAGCCCAACGGCCATGTCTCCTGACCTTAGCTTACTGCCTCGGAAGAATATATGAGGCAGTTAGCTCATATTGGGAGACCGGCGGTTGTACCGGGTGTGGAGACGTGAACACGGTCTATGATACACACATCTGTAAAACtggccttaggctaagttcacactatatTTAGCTTCCACATTTATGATTCAGTTGTGGGGGTCCCATtggcatcctgttttttttttttgttttttttaaggttcagattagtgatgagcgagtgtactcgttgctcgggtggtctccgagtatttgcaactgttcagagattttgttttcattgcctcagctgcgtgATTTACAGCTgatggacagcttgaatacatgtcgggattccctagcaaccaggcaagacATAGCCTGGCTTGGATGTTTTTATTTGTAATAAAAGGCTTTCGTTTTGCCACCCAAACCTACAGGCCGGACATATAAAGCCTATGGGAGATTGCTGTCAtatacttgccagaaattcctgcagctcctttaatatcGCTGTAGGCCTTTTGGCAGCATCCCGgtctaatttttttgtttgtttgttcatTAATTTTTGAGGGACATCACTTCTTGATAAGTGTTCACAGTGGTCCTTGGTATAATTAATGCCTGGGACATTTTTTTTGCCCccttctgactgataactttcacgATTAGATCCCTTTTCTGTGTTCTCAGCTGTTTTAGGACCATGGCTTTTCTTGTAATATGCAACAAAGAAAAtatcaggaaaatcctactagagtAGCTAAACATTATATGGGGAAATTCTGAATCATTGTAAATTTAAATGATACCTGGAGTTAACAAATcattcttgtggttcttgtgtaatcagtgttagaagttgtcAGTTGATGATATGCTCTAGGCAGAGACTTATCTtagtgctctaggccagagaaaccaagaagagacctgccaACAGGCcgtcccgaagcacaaacatgttcctcatcatagaaacACTGTTTGTGCTTCTGGGCGTCCTATGGgttggtctttccttggtttctctagcttagagcaggaagataagactctgcctacagtccctacCCGGAGCACggtcatctcattaactgaaaacttctaacactgattacactagaactacaagacggatttcttcaccccaaatATCATTTTAACCAGTGTAACAGTGGCAACATGATCGTCTCTGTTAATAACTTAGCaatatcctgctgacaggttcactttaatggtgTAAAAAGTTCTGAAATCATTCTTGGAATGATGTTTTTTATATTACAAAAAGCAATTATATTCATTACATGTTTTCTTCCTTTTTGTATAGTATAATTATTTGCTGGATCTTTCCCCATTGACCATAGAGATCAGGCCCTTGGCAGAGTAGTGCCTTTATACTTGAAGCTGCTATCATATTAAGATGACCCTTGTCCATATGCCCTATTAGATATGCGAACTTCATAGAGGCTCCCTTACGCCCTCTACCTCTCCCCACCCCCATGAACAAGATCAGAGCTGCTCTGTAGGACCTGGCCTACCCATGTGTATTTTGTGTGTGAGTGGCTGCCATGTATTGTCACATTTAACATGCAGTGGCCAGAAAATGGTCATGGCTGTTCATGGGTTTGTCTAGTTGAGAGAACTATAATTTGTTTTCAGCGTGTCACTATAAAAACCACAAGTATTGTGCAAATACTTTTTCTTGGGCACAATGCTATTGAtaatatttagtttggaaaaagtaAAATTATTTAGAAGGCTCCTTTTGATGAACATTATACCCTAGCGTTTGATAccatgccgcacaagaggttggtacacaaaatgagaatgcttggtctgggggaaaatgtgtgtaaatgggttagtaactggcttagtgatagaaagcagagggtggttataaatggtatagtctctaactgggtcgctgtgaccagtggggtaccgcaggggtcggtattgggacctgttctcttcaacatattcattaatgatctggtagaaggtttacacagtaaaatattgatatttgcagatgatacaaaactatgtaaagcagttaatacaagagaagatagtattctgctacagatggatctggataagttggaaacttgggctgaaaggtggcagatgaggtttaacaatgataaatgtaaggttatacacatgggaagaaggaatcaatatcaccattacacactgaacgggaaaccactgggtaaatctgacagggagaaggacttggggatcctagttaatgataaacttacctggagcagccagtgccaggcagcagctgccaaggcaaacaggatcatggggtgcattaaaagaggtctggatacacatgatgagagcattatactgcctctgtacaaatccctagttagaccgcacatggagtactgtgtccagttttgggcaccggtgctcaggaaggatataatggaactagagagagtacaaaggagggcaacaaagttaataaaggggatgggagaactacaatacccagatagattagtgaaattaggattatttagtctagaaaaaagacgactgaggggtgatctaataaccatgtataagtatataaggggacaatacaaatatctcgctgaggatctgtttataccaaggaaggtgatgggcacaagggggcattctttgcgtctggaggagagaaggtttttccaccaacatagaagaggattctttactgttagggcagtgagaatctggaattgcttgcctgaggaggtggtgatggcgaactcagtcgaggggttcaagagaggcctggatgtcttcctggagcagaaaaatattgtatcttacaattattaggttctgtagaaggatgtagatctgtggatttattatgatggaatataggctgaactggatggacaaatgtcttttttcggccttactaactatgttactatgttactatttttATATTTCCCTCAGGAGCCTGTGTAGAGAACAGACTACTGAGCAAGCAAGGAATTGTAAACTACTCCAAACTACCGAGCAAGGAAATGTTGCAGGGCCAGCTCGTGGGGACGTTGACCATGCTTACCGCACAGACTGCAAATCTCCTGACCCATCATTCCACGCGGTTATGTACCATGCTGGAGCAACATAGCAAGGAAACCACCGGTAATTGAGAAACCCCGCCTGTATACTGATTGGACTCTAATAAAGATATGTATGAAAACTGTATTGTGTAAAATATTTTATTAGCAAGACCATAGAGAACATGGGATGTATCGCCTACATAGAATGTGTAAAACATCAGTGAGACTAATGTGCCCGTGTCCCATGGTAAGTCCAAAATTACTTACAATGTCCTGACTTTACAACTGTAACACTCTGGTTTGTTAATAAATGCTATAGAGTTTGTAATTTGTGTTATTGGCTGTAGAACCCAGGAAAGGGAATGTCTATGTCTCTGTCACATGTGTGGTTGGAGCCGTCAGGTCTGTAAGGTGACAGTCTCCTTCGTTTGCTGTCCTCTACATAAGCTGTAAGGTCTCCCCAATGGTTGGATTCTTCTTCTTTTCCTCGGTTGTCTAATAAGGGGTGAAACCAACTTGTAGGAGCAGGGCTTGGTTTGGGATGGTACTGTGCTGGTCCGGCCCAGGCAGAGCCCAGGGTATCTGCATAATATGCTAACGGAGCCGGCTGGGAGTAACACTTCATGGCGTAGGCTGCAGCCATCTTGGTTGTTGTGTCATAATGTGCGTAGTCCCGATGTGGAGCAATACCTTGTGAGGACAAATACCAAGGTGGCTCTTTCTGTTCCACAGAATAGAGGCGGCTGGTTGGCAGAGGGTCCTGCAAGTAAGAAGGAGGAAAACGGACTGGTGGAGATGGAGTGAGGCGCTCTATGGGAGACTGGACACACAACCTGTAAAACAacaaaaattgtgacatttttacGTTGGAAATCTTCAAGCATTCAAGATATTTCCCTCCCTGATGATCAGTTATAGTTATTATAGTTGATCCAGTTACCCCACATAAAAGGCCGTCTCGTGCCTCCTTCATTTATCCCTATACAGTGTAACAGTATATACATGTTAAATGTTCTGCTAATATGAGCTAAAAGATGTGCCATTCAGATATGGAAACATACAGTCAGGGACACAAGCATCACATGTGTTGCAATCTGACATCTTACTGACCCCATCATTCCACTCGGTACTTGTGATTCACAGTGATCCCGGAATCCTTTAGCAAATGGATTGTGATCAATTTTCAGCTGTGTGATCTACAATAGATACGACACATTATACACTAATGTACAAACAAGCCCCATCACTATTTTCAAGAGATCAGATCACCACAATTTTCTCTATGAATAAGCATTGTGGTGTGAACCCACAGATCTATAGATTTCCTGGTAACATGTGATGCATTTATTTAAGACTTCTTCTGAACCTGCAAATGCCTTCTGGTTCCAGTACGGTTTATGTTTGACTGTGTCCAAAGCAATGGAGAAGTGTCACAAACTGCTTATTTGAGGTTGTTCCACAAAGACAACCCATTTTTACAAAGAAGGTGACACGGTGATCTATTTAGGACATCATATATCATATAGAGGCAAGGAAGCTtgtgccaaatttaaaaaaaatctaatattttaTTAAATCAAGAAAGCATTAAAAACCTATAGAAAATAAATGATACAAGGGAGATACATAAGCAGAATATGCTGTCTGCACTCTGAATACACCAAAGCCTCAGAGTAAAAAAAAAGGCCTAATGGTATGTAGTGGCCTACAAAGACATAAATTCAAATACTTTCAAAAATTGTGGTATACACATAAAATACAGAAGAAATTACAAAGACCGAAGTCTAAAAATTctctttaaaacttttttttttattttttaaacagaccCAAAGGTTCATGAGCATAGCCATTGAAGTATAAGAATTTTTAGCATAAATTAGCAATAGAGACAAAAAACAACATTGCTTTTAAAGAGTCAAGTACCCACAATTAAACGTCTTAATATTTATAACAACCCCAGTGGTGGTAGGAGTACATGCTCATGAACCTTTGGGTCAGTTTAAAAGTTCTCTTTACAACTTTTTTCTTCTGTATTTTATGTGTATGCCATAATTTTTTAATGTATTTGAATTTATGTCTTTGTAGGCCACTACATACCAATAGGCCTTTTTTACTCTGAGGCTTTGGTGTATTCAGAGTGCAGACAGCATATTCTGCTTATGTATCTCCCTTGtacagggtcggactgggccaccgcaaaaccggaggat contains:
- the MRPL10 gene encoding large ribosomal subunit protein uL10m isoform X1 codes for the protein MAATLVRGAARELAWLPSLQCVRHKSKAVTRHKKAIHFERQKILALTKYIAPKPAISESCVKPRVVADDTGKENLLEKFLCAQLLTVVQENKMVAVFQRNSIGTEDFLHLRHRLHKHEIYIKIFPLQVIRKVLGQSYLQALLPLFAGQTFMIVSQHAKVKEMLQAIRTAPQIQLLGACVENRLLSKQGIVNYSKLPSKEMLQGQLVGTLTMLTAQTANLLTHHSTRLCTMLEQHSKETTGN
- the MRPL10 gene encoding large ribosomal subunit protein uL10m isoform X3 translates to MICFCSAWLPSLQCVRHKSKAVTRHKKAIHFERQKILALTKYIAPKPAISESCVKPRVVADDTGKENLLEKFLCAQLLTVVQENKMVAVFQRNSIGTEDFLHLRHRLHKHEIYIKIFPLQVIRKVLGQSYLQALLPLFAGQTFMIVSQHAKVKEMLQAIRTAPQIQLLGACVENRLLSKQGIVNYSKLPSKEMLQGQLVGTLTMLTAQTANLLTHHSTRLCTMLEQHSKETTGN
- the MRPL10 gene encoding large ribosomal subunit protein uL10m isoform X2; protein product: MADAGDVPGPPSSAWLPSLQCVRHKSKAVTRHKKAIHFERQKILALTKYIAPKPAISESCVKPRVVADDTGKENLLEKFLCAQLLTVVQENKMVAVFQRNSIGTEDFLHLRHRLHKHEIYIKIFPLQVIRKVLGQSYLQALLPLFAGQTFMIVSQHAKVKEMLQAIRTAPQIQLLGACVENRLLSKQGIVNYSKLPSKEMLQGQLVGTLTMLTAQTANLLTHHSTRLCTMLEQHSKETTGN